From a single Lolium rigidum isolate FL_2022 chromosome 7, APGP_CSIRO_Lrig_0.1, whole genome shotgun sequence genomic region:
- the LOC124678551 gene encoding cationic amino acid transporter 8, vacuolar-like: protein MAGGDQPAAGEGRRYWRWSKADFFPEPSFQSWRSYGGALAATVPRLRDRVAARSTDAIEAGTLLAESENPLRRCLSWVDLAFLGFGSVVGSGVFVLTGQEARFDAGPAIPLAYAAAGFSALLSSFCYAELATEIPSAGGSFSYLRVELGDMAAFLAAGNILLEAVVGAAGLGRSWTSYLAALLGRDSDSLRIHVPALAEGFNLLDPIAVVVLISTSALAMSGARLTSTINSLASVIGIVIIAFVMGFGFSHFDSSNLEPSFFPFGAAGVFRAAAVVYWSYTGFDMVATMAEETKNPGRDVPLGLLSSMSAITVVYCAMSLALVGMQKYSDIDPNAAYSVAFAATGLKWARYVVALGALKGMTSGLLVGALGQARYTTQIARTHMIPPYFALVHPKTGTPVYATMAVTLGAACVALFSSLDVLASVSSISTLFIFALVAVALLVRRYYVAGRTPASQLRTFLAFLALLLVSSIGMSVYYNSSYAGRWPGYVVFGIGWAAGTAGLAFGAKQQRVPKMYGVPLMPWLPAMSVATNLFLMGSLGSLAYMRFGICTAAMLVYYVLFGVHATYDVAHSRDGADAVADNVEQGKIALPVSTAPA from the coding sequence atggcgggcgGGGATCAGCCGGCGGCGGGAGAGGGCCGGAGGTATTGGCGGTGGAGCAAGGCGGATTTTTTCCCGGAGCCGTCGTTCCAGAGCTGGCGCTCCTACGGCGGCGCGCTCGCGGCCACGGTGCCGCGGCTGCGCGACCGCGTGGCCGCCCGCTCCACcgacgccatcgaggccgggacgCTGCTCGCCGAGAGCGAGAACCCGCTGCGCCGCTGCCTGTCCTGGGTCGACCTCGCCTTCCTCGGCTTCGGATCCGTCGTCGGCTCCGGCGTCTTCGTGCTCACCGGCCAGGAGGCGCGCTTCGACGCCGGCCCGGCCATCCCGCTCGCCTACGCCGCTGCGGGGTTCTCCGCACTGCTCTCGTCCTTCTGCTACGCCGAGCTGGCCACCGAGATCCCATCTGCCGGGGGGTCGTTCTCGTACCTGCGGGTCGAGCTGGGCGACATGGCGGCTTTCCTGGCCGCCGGGAACATACTGCTTGAGGCCGTCGTGGGGGCGGCGGGGCTCGGCCGGTCGTGGACGTCCTACCTCGCCGCGCTCCTCGGGCGCGACAGCGACTCGCTCCGCATCCACGTGCCGGCGCTCGCCGAGGGGTTCAATCTGCTCGACCCCATCGCCGTCGTGGTCCTCATCTCCACCTCCGCGCTGGCCATGTCCGGCGCGCGCctcacctccaccatcaactcGCTGGCGTCCGTGATCGGCATCGTCATCATCGCCTTCGTCATGGGCTTCGGGTTCTCGCACTTCGACTCCAGCAACCTCGAGCCGTCCTTCTTCCCCTTCGGGGCGGCGGGCGTGTTCCGCGCGGCGGCAGTGGTGTACTGGTCCTACACGGGGTTCGACATGGTTGCCACCATGGCGGAGGAGACCAAGAACCCCGGCCGGGACGTGCCGCTGGGCCTGCTGTCCTCCATGTCCGCCATCACCGTGGTGTACTGCGCCATGTCCCTGGCGCTGGTCGGCATGCAGAAGTACAGCGACATCGACCCCAACGCCGCCTACTCGGTGGCGTTCGCCGCCACGGGGCTCAAGTGGGCGCGCTACGTCGTGGCGCTGGGCGCGCTCAAGGGCATGACGAGCGGCCTCCTGGTCGGCGCGCTGGGGCAGGCGCGCTACACCACGCAGATCGCGCGCACGCACATGATCCCGCCCTACTTCGCGCTCGTGCACCCCAAGACCGGCACGCCCGTCTACGCCACCATGGCCGTCACGCTCGGCGCCGCCTGCGTGGCGCTCTTCTCCAGCCTGGACGTGCTGGCCTCCGTCTCCTCCATCAGCACGCTCTTCATCTTCGCGCTCGTGGCCGTGGCGCTGCTCGTCCGCCGCTACTACGTCGCCGGGAGGACGCCGGCCTCGCAGCTGCGCACCTTCCTGGCGTTCCTGGCGCTGCTCCTCGTGTCGTCCATCGGCATGTCGGTGTACTACAACTCGAGCTACGCCGGGCGGTGGCCGGGGTACGTGGTTTTCGGCATTGGATGGGCGGCGGGCACGGCGGGGCTGGCGTTTGGCGCGAAGCAGCAGCGCGTGCCCAAGATGTACGGCGTGCCGCTCATGCCGTGGCTGCCGGCCATGTCGGTGGCCACCAACCTGTTCCTGATGGGCTCGCTCGGGTCACTGGCCTACATGCGCTTCGGCATCTGCACGGCGGCGATGCTCGTCTACTACGTGCTCTTCGGCGTGCACGCGACCTATGACGTGGCGCACTCTCGGGATGGCGCCGACGCCGTGGCCGATAATGTCGAGCAGGGAAAGATTGCGCTGCCGGTGTCCACGGCGCCTGCATGA